In Erpetoichthys calabaricus chromosome 4, fErpCal1.3, whole genome shotgun sequence, one genomic interval encodes:
- the LOC127527687 gene encoding olfactory receptor 1J1-like produces the protein MFNSSLSVSEFVLHCAIKPEQTSTTIALLILICLVSFFGNMLVILIIITNHQLHSPMYIYIGTLAMIDLANGIILIPKMLNVILFDALVVAYTACLIQMYLILNVELMESLLLTLMAIDRYVAVVFPLRYPSIVTNKTVWVCVVILIISAFSINSSYVFYTNELLFCKTNILPYCFCDYSTMVLISCSDNPKFLLLLSTIVITCGMFPFALILFSYSIIGLAALRISSVEGKRKVFSTCLSHLLVVGFFYIPFMVSYILPGAGVKLSTEVYNIMVIIGNVVPPMMNPIIYSFRNKEIKNSIYRLLSGKKTAPGINNH, from the coding sequence ATGTTTAACAGCAGTCTGTCCGTGTCAGAGTTTGTTTTGCACTGTGCGATTAAGCCTGAACAAACAAGTACAACAATTGCTCTACTCATATTGATCTGCCTGGTATCTTTCTTTGGAAATATGTTAGTAATTCTGATCATAATAACGAACCATCAGCTGCATTCCccaatgtatatttatattggcACTCTTGCAATGATTGATTTGGCTAATGGCATTATtctaattccaaaaatgttaaatgtcatACTTTTTGATGCTTTAGTAGTCGCATACACTGCCTGTTTAATACAGatgtatttaatattaaatgtggAACTAATGGAATCCCTTCTTCTGACTTTAATGGCGATTGACCGCTATGTAGCTGTGGTTTTTCCTCTAAGATACCCGTCAATTGTAACAAATAAAACTGTATgggtttgtgttgtgattttgATCATTAGTGCCTTCTCGATCAATTCTTCCTATGTattttatacaaatgagcttcttTTTTGCAAGACAAATATTCTTCCCTATTGTTTCTGTGATTATTCAACCATGGTTCTAATCTCCTGTAGCGATAACCCcaaatttttattacttttgtcaACTATAGTCATTACCTGTGGAATGTTCCCATTTGCACTAATACTATTTTCTTACAGTATAATTGGTTTGGCTGCCTTGCGGATCTCCTCAGTTGAAGGGAAGAGAAAAGTCTTCAGCACCTGCCTTTCCCATCTTCTGGTggttggatttttttatataccgTTTATGGTATCCTACATACTACCTGGAGCAGGAGTCAAGCTGTCGACTGAAGTCTACAATATAATGGTTATTATTGGAAATGTGGTCCCTCCCATGATGAACCCTATAATCTACAGTTTTAGAAATAAGgaaattaaaaacagcatttacaGGCTTTTATCAGGGAAAAAAACAGCACCAGGCATCAATAACCATTAA